The Mycobacterium seoulense genome has a window encoding:
- a CDS encoding peptidoglycan D,D-transpeptidase FtsI family protein encodes MSRGDSKRTRRSQPTRGPGKAQDPKGLRQPKRRAKQPKGQDVREPKRFRKSKPAKDAGKARPADRPDAVATGHSARERRTRQLVQAGGRGASFVFRHRAGNAAIGVLIVVAAVQLFVLQVTNAPSLRAQAAGQLKVTDVEKAVRGSIVDRNKDQLAFTTESRALTFQPKRIRKQLEEAKNKNSVAPDPQQRLRDIAQEVATRLGNKPDSTTVLKKLQSDENFVYLARAVDPAVASAISDKFPEVGSERQDLRQYPGGSLAANIVGGIDWDGHGLLGLEESLDSVLSGTDGSVTYDRGSDGVVIPGSYRNRHRAVNGSTVQLTLDDDIQFYVQQQVQQAKNLSGAHNVSAVVLDSKTGEVLAMANDNTFDPSQDIGRQGDKQLGNLAVSSPFEPGSVNKVITASSVIEYGLSNPDEVLQVPGSIQMGGVSIHDAWDHGVMPYTTTGVFGKSSNVGTLMLAQRVGPERFYDMVRKFGLGQRTNVGLPGESAGLVPPIDQWSGSTFSNLPIGQGLSMTLLQMAGMYQTIANDGVRIPPRIVKATIAPDGTRTEEPRPEGVRVVSPQTAQTVRNMLRAVVQRDPMGYQQGTGPAAAVTGYQMAGKTGTAQQINPACGCYFDNVYWITFAGMATVDNPRYVIGIMMDNPERNADGTPGHSAAPLFHNIAGWLMQRENVPLSPDPGPPLTLQAT; translated from the coding sequence GTGAGCCGCGGCGACTCGAAGCGCACCCGCCGGTCGCAGCCGACGCGCGGTCCCGGTAAGGCGCAGGACCCCAAGGGGCTTCGCCAGCCGAAGCGGCGCGCGAAGCAACCGAAAGGCCAGGACGTCCGGGAGCCGAAGAGGTTCCGGAAATCCAAGCCAGCCAAGGACGCCGGGAAAGCCCGCCCGGCCGACCGGCCGGACGCGGTGGCGACCGGGCACTCGGCGCGGGAGCGGCGCACCCGGCAACTCGTGCAGGCGGGCGGCCGCGGCGCGTCGTTCGTCTTCCGGCATCGGGCCGGCAACGCGGCCATCGGGGTCTTGATCGTGGTGGCGGCGGTCCAGTTGTTCGTCCTGCAGGTCACCAACGCGCCATCGCTGCGCGCCCAGGCCGCGGGCCAGCTCAAGGTCACCGACGTCGAGAAGGCCGTCCGCGGCAGCATCGTCGACCGGAACAAGGATCAGCTGGCGTTCACCACCGAGTCGCGGGCGCTGACGTTCCAGCCCAAGAGGATTCGCAAGCAGCTGGAAGAGGCCAAGAACAAGAACTCGGTGGCCCCCGATCCCCAGCAGCGGCTGCGGGACATCGCCCAGGAGGTCGCCACCCGGCTGGGCAACAAGCCGGACTCGACGACCGTGTTGAAGAAGCTGCAAAGCGACGAGAACTTCGTGTATCTGGCGCGCGCCGTCGACCCCGCCGTCGCCAGCGCCATCTCCGACAAGTTTCCCGAAGTCGGTTCGGAGCGACAAGACCTGCGGCAGTACCCCGGCGGATCGTTGGCGGCCAACATCGTCGGCGGCATCGACTGGGACGGTCATGGGCTGCTGGGGCTGGAGGAGTCCCTGGATTCGGTGCTGTCCGGAACCGACGGCTCGGTCACCTACGACCGTGGGTCCGACGGTGTCGTCATCCCGGGCAGCTACCGCAACCGGCATCGGGCGGTCAACGGTTCGACGGTCCAGCTCACCCTCGACGACGACATCCAGTTCTACGTGCAGCAGCAGGTCCAGCAGGCCAAGAATCTCTCTGGGGCACACAATGTCTCGGCCGTCGTGCTGGACTCGAAGACCGGCGAAGTGCTGGCCATGGCCAACGACAACACGTTCGACCCGTCCCAGGACATCGGGCGTCAGGGTGACAAACAGCTGGGCAACCTGGCGGTGTCCTCACCCTTCGAGCCCGGGTCGGTGAACAAGGTCATCACCGCCTCTTCGGTGATCGAGTACGGCCTGTCCAATCCGGACGAGGTGCTGCAGGTGCCCGGGTCGATCCAGATGGGCGGGGTGTCCATCCACGACGCGTGGGACCACGGCGTGATGCCCTACACCACCACGGGTGTGTTCGGAAAGTCTTCCAACGTCGGCACGTTGATGCTCGCCCAGCGCGTCGGCCCGGAACGCTTCTACGACATGGTCCGCAAATTCGGTCTCGGCCAGCGCACGAACGTGGGCCTGCCCGGTGAGAGCGCGGGGCTGGTGCCGCCCATCGACCAGTGGTCGGGCAGCACCTTCTCGAACCTGCCTATCGGGCAAGGCCTTTCGATGACACTGTTGCAGATGGCCGGCATGTACCAGACCATCGCCAACGACGGGGTGCGCATACCGCCGCGGATCGTGAAGGCCACCATCGCGCCGGACGGGACCCGTACCGAGGAGCCGCGTCCCGAAGGGGTGCGGGTGGTTTCACCGCAGACGGCCCAGACCGTGCGCAACATGCTGCGCGCCGTCGTGCAACGCGATCCGATGGGTTACCAGCAGGGCACCGGGCCCGCCGCCGCGGTGACGGGTTACCAGATGGCCGGCAAGACGGGGACCGCGCAGCAGATCAACCCCGCGTGCGGCTGCTACTTCGACAACGTCTACTGGATCACCTTCGCCGGCATGGCCACCGTGGACAACCCGCGCTACGTCATCGGCATCATGATGGACAACCCGGAGCGCAACGCGGACGGTACGCCGGGCCACTCGGCGGCCCCGCTGTTCCACAACATCGCCGGCTGGCTCATGCAGCGCGAGAACGTGCCCCTCTCGCCGGATCCCGGCCCGCCGCTGACGTTGCAGGCCACCTAG